The following are encoded together in the Bubalus kerabau isolate K-KA32 ecotype Philippines breed swamp buffalo chromosome 3, PCC_UOA_SB_1v2, whole genome shotgun sequence genome:
- the ZBTB22 gene encoding zinc finger and BTB domain-containing protein 22 has translation MEPSPLSPSGAALPLPLSLAPPPLPLPAAAVVHVSFPEVTSALLESLNQQRLQGQLCDVSIRVQGREFRAHRAVLAASSPYFHDQVLLKGMTSISLPSVMDPGAFETVLASAYTGRLSMAAADIVNFLTVGSVLQMWHIVDKCTELLREGRASASATTVTTAAAMSATVPGAGVPSGSGGTVAPATVSSLRSHASSRASENQSPSSSNYFSPRESTEFSSSSQEAFAASAVGSGERRTGGPVFPAPVVGSGGATSGKLLLEADELCDDGGDGRGAVVPGAGLRRPTYTPPSIVPQKHWVYVKRGGNCPASAPLAPQDPDLEEDEEEEDLVLTCEDDEDEELGGGSGVPAGGGPEATLSISDVRTLSEPPDKGEEQVNFCESSNDFGPYEGGGPGAGLDDSGGPTPSSYAPAHPPRPLLPLDMQGNQILVFPSSSSSSSSQPPGNQAEHGAVTLGGTPAGTLGGPGGTGGTPGGTGSGDGNKIFLCHCGKAFSHKSMRDRHVNMHLNLRPFDCPVCNKKFKMKHHLTEHMKTHTGLKPYECSVCAKKFMWRDSFMRHRGHCERRHHLGGGGGGGPGPGGGPSGPALQPKRESPGGGGGGSGDEASGATPPSSRCVWSPLSVHKVEMGFSGGGGAN, from the coding sequence ATGGagccatctcctctgtctcccagCGGGGCAGCACTCCCCCTGCCTCTATCACTGGCCCCGCCACCACTGCCCCTGCCTGCAGCCGCCGTGGTACATGTGTCCTTCCCAGAGGTGACCAGTGCCCTCCTGGAGTCTCTCAATCAGCAGCGGCTGCAGGGCCAGCTCTGTGATGTGTCCATCCGGGTGCAGGGACGGGAGTTCCGGGCTCATCGTGCTGTCCTGGCTGCTTCTTCCCCTTACTTCCACGACCAGGTCCTACTCAAGGGCATGACTTCCATCTCGCTGCCCAGCGTCATGGACCCAGGAGCCTTTGAGACTGTCTTGGCTTCAGCTTACACTGGCCGCCTCAGCATGGCCGCTGCTGACATTGTTAACTTCCTCACAGTGGGGTCTGTGCTCCAAATGTGGCACATCGTGGATAAGTGCACTGAACTCCTCCGAGAGGGCCGGGCCTCAGCCAGCGCCACCACCGTCACCACTGCTGCAGCCATGTCGGCCACTGTCCCTGGTGCTGGGGTCCCTTCAGGGAGTGGGGGCACGGTGGCCCCTGCCACTGTGAGCTCCTTGCGCTCCCATGCCTCCAGCCGGGCCAGTGAGAATCAATCCCCCAGCAGCAGCAACTACTTCAGCCCCCGGGAGTCCACTGAGTTCTCATCTTCCTCCCAGGAGGCCTTTGCAGCTTCTGCAGTGGGCAGTGGGGAGCGCCGCACGGGCGGCCCTGTATTCCCTGCCCCTGTGGTTGGCAGTGGGGGTGCTACCTCTGGCAAGCTGCTGCTGGAGGCAGATGAGCTGTGTGATGACGGTGGGGATGGGAGAGGTGCGGTGGTCCCTGGGGCTGGGCTCCGCCGGCCCACCTATACACCCCCCAGCATTGTGCCACAGAAACACTGGGTATATGTGAAGCGGGGTGGAAACTGCCCAGCATCGGCACCCCTGGCTCCGCAAGACCCAGACCTGGaagaggatgaggaggaggaagacttgGTGTTGACCTGTGAGGATGACGAAGATGAAGAGCTGGGGGGTGGCTCTGGGGTTCCAGCAGGGGGAGGACCTGAGGCTACCCTTAGCATAAGTGATGTCCGGACCCTGTCTGAGCCTCCGGACAAGGGAGAGGAGCAGGTTAATTTCTGTGAGTCCTCCAATGACTTTGGTCCCTATGAAGGTGGGGGTCCTGGGGCAGGGCTTGATGATTCAGGGGGACCAACCCCTTCATCCTATGCTCCAGCCCACCCTCCAAGGCCCCTGCTCCCACTGGACATGCAGGGCAACCAGATCCTAGTCTTCCCAtcctcttcatcctcctcctcctcacagcCGCCAGGGAACCAAGCTGAACACGGGGCGGTGACCCTGGGGGGCACACCGGCAGGGACCCTGGGCGGGCCAGGTGGTACTGGCGGGACCCCTGGAGGGACAGGCAGTGGGGATGGAAATAAGATCTTTCTGTGCCACTGCGGGAAAGCCTTCTCCCACAAGAGCATGCGAGATCGTCATGTGAACATGCACCTCAACCTGCGGCCCTTTGACTGCCCCGTGTGCAACAAAAAGTTCAAGATGAAGCATCACCTGACGGAGCACATGAAGACGCACACGGGTCTCAAGCCCTACGAGTGCAGTGTCTGCGCCAAGAAGTTCATGTGGCGAGACAGCTTCATGCGCCACCGGGGACACTGTGAGCGCCGGCACCACTtaggaggcgggggcgggggtggaccGGGCCCCGGGGGCGGGCCCAGCGGACCggccttgcagcccaagagagagtcccccggcggcggcggcgggggcagcGGCGATGAGGCGAGTGGGGCCACGCCCCCGTCCAGCCGATGCGTCTGGTCCCCGCTCAGTGTCCACAAGGTGGAAATGGGCTTCAGTGGGGGCGGCGGAGCAAACTGA